A genomic region of Spea bombifrons isolate aSpeBom1 chromosome 9, aSpeBom1.2.pri, whole genome shotgun sequence contains the following coding sequences:
- the IVD gene encoding isovaleryl-CoA dehydrogenase, mitochondrial, translated as MAVVLHRVIASSRRGFPLLVRSTRGCSGNGVPVDDTVNGLNDEQKQLRHTLHRFLQDNLAPKAQEIDQQNDFKDIRNFWRKLGDLGLLGITAPVEYGGSALGYLEHVLAMEEISRVSAAVGLSYGAHSNLCINQLVRNANETQKEKYLPKLISGEHIGALAMSEPNSGSDVVSMRLKADKKGDYYILNGNKFWITNGPDADVLIVYAKTSPSAQPASRGITAFIVEKGTPGFSTAQKLDKLGMRGSNTCELVFEDCKIPEKNILGHLSKGVYVLMSGLDLERLVLSGGPLGIMQAVLDHAVPYLHTREAFGQKIGHFQLMQGKMADMYTRLTASRQYVYNVAKACDKGHFNAKDCAGVILYSAESATQVALDGIQCLGGNGYINDYPMGRFLRDAKLYEIGAGTSEIRRLVIGRAFNALYK; from the exons ATGGCTGTGGTTCTCCATAGAGTTATTGCTTCCAGCCGCCGTGGCTTTCCGCTGCTGGTTCGGAGCACAAGGGGTTGTTCCGGTAACGGAGTGCCCGTGGACGATACTGTTAACGGGCTCAACGATGAACAAAAACAG TTACGACATACTCTGCACAGGTTCCTGCAGGACAATTTGGCCCCCAAGGCCCAAGAgatagatcaacagaatgacTTCAAGGACATTAGG AATTTCTGGAGAAAACTTGGAGACCTAGGACTTCTTGGCATAACTGCTCCAG tgGAGTATGGAGGGTCTGCGTTAGGTTACCTGGAGCATGTTTTGGCGATGGAAGAAATATCACGTGTATCAGCTGCTGTTGGCCTGAGCTACGGAGCCCATTCCAACCTTTGTATAAACCAGTTAGTGCGGAACGCAAATGAAactcagaaagaaaaatacttacCCAAG CTTATTAGTGGGGAACATATAGGTGCCCTAGCTATGAGCGAGCCAAACTCTGGGTCCGACGTAGTGTCCATGAGGCTGAAAGCAGACAAGAAAG GGGATTATTATATTCTGAATGGCAACAAGTTCTGGATCACCAATGGCCCCGATGCAGATGTGCTGATAGTCTATGCTAAGACCAGCCCCTCAGCACAGCCAGCATCTCGTGGCATCACTGCCTTTATCGTTGAAAAG GGAACTCCAGGGTTCAGTACCGCACAGAAGCTGGATAAGCTGGGAATGAGAGGATCAAACACTTGTGAGCTTGTGTTTGAGGACTGCAAGATTCCTG aaaagaaCATTCTGGGACATCTGAGTAAAGGGGTCTACGTGCTGATGAGTGGCTTGGACCTTGAGAGGCTGGTGCTCAGTGGCGGTCCACTTGG CATTATGCAAGCTGTGCTAGATCACGCAGTTCCATACCTCCACACCAGAGAAGCTTTTGGGCAGAAAATTGGTCATTTTCAG CTAATGCAGGGAAAGATGGCTGACATGTATACCCGACTGACAGCATCCCGTCAATATGTTTATAATGTGGCAAAGGCCTGTGACAAAGGACACTTCAATGCCAAG GACTGTGCTGGCGTTATCCTGTATTCTGCAGAAAGTGCAACTCAGGTGGCTCTAGATGGCATTCAGTGTCTGG ggGGCAATGGTTACATCAATGATTATCCAATGGGCCGTTTTCTTCGCGATGCTAAATTGTATGAGATAGGAGCTGGTACAAGTGAGATTCGAAGACTTGTTATAGGCCGTGCCTTCAATGCCCTATACAAATAA